Proteins from a genomic interval of Liolophura sinensis isolate JHLJ2023 chromosome 3, CUHK_Ljap_v2, whole genome shotgun sequence:
- the LOC135463955 gene encoding uncharacterized protein LOC135463955, which yields MQTKGGITLLSFFSASVLQDSSESAHSTDLKSTTIEETRGAASSSDADDNRCFTEAGLLLQKSGVRFTAVDTIRKTVSAVRGLQSWLRTRFAEDHRRIEDMPPAELDEYLAEFFSDIKTRDGGEYHPSSFNSLRSAIERYLQQKDYGYSIISSSVFKKSQQSYKARKASLYKQRQVTEFINESLQPPTN from the exons ATGCAGACCAAGGGGGGAATAACTCTGCTGAGTTTTTTTTCAGCCAGTGTTTTACAGGACAGTTCAGAGTCTGCTCATTCGACAGATCTTAAGTCAACAACAATAGAAGAAACTAGGGGAGCAGCGAGTTCTTCAGATGCAG ATGACAACAGGTGTTTCACGGAGGCTGGGCTGTTGTTGCAAAAGTCCGGCGTCCGATTTACGGCCGTGGACACCATTCGGAAGACCGTATCTGCAGTGAGAGGTTTGCAATCTTGGCTTAGGACCCGGTTTGCTGAGGACCATCGCCGCATAGAGGACATGCCCCCAGCAGAGCTAGACGAGTACCTTGCTGAATTCTTTTCCGATATAAAAACCCGAGACGGCGGGGAGTATCACCCGTCGTCGTTCAACTCGCTGAGGTCTGCCATAGAGCGATATCTGCAGCAGAAGGACTACGGCTATTCCATCATTTCTTCGTCGGTCTTCAAGAAAAGCCAACAGTCGTACAAGGCGAGGAAGGCGTCTCTGTACAAGCAACGCCAAGTCACAGAATTCATCAACGAGTCCCTGCAGCCACCGACGAACTAG
- the LOC135464060 gene encoding uncharacterized protein LOC135464060 isoform X1, whose translation MDSSELEHVQYKFATIIGGLCGKPQILSQFAVWLDLRLAEYKLKGAISLDCSGLKPDPKWLEGIKPDIIDSEQCTGGTDMGRPGEVTLFSQDSSQDASGEVNPVQSPALVIKTEEDAGSVFPVSLHEHSHNAKDLPTSALHSVATRETQSLKRRFQHTGHSLGQKTKRLSSSSEVDLQGVEIVPVNESLMSLIGSTSDSKDNGTNDSVNEYDSGTPFDENSSYTSLLDDSTVVHQAKAVSVAGRLLSQTALDEHGTSCSSPGVHQDDLPLGAHEVIRKMSQSASIFPVPMKSNESRRNRIRNRHQKAEKTVRNVVGAVGNFERWLWSRFSDETREIFAIPPAELDRYLALFFSEAEKLTGGSFHPETFRSLRSRLESYLKDNNYPESIMHSPHFSESRRAYHQRKLKLMAIVNDGQQSTSKPMNSTA comes from the exons ATGGATTCCTCTGAACTGGAACATGTCCAGTACAAGTTTGCCACAATCATCGGTGGTTTGTGTGGAAAACCCCAGATCCTGTCTCAGTTTGCTGTATGGTTGGATTTGAGACTAGCAGAGTACAAATTGAAGGGAGCCATCTCACTAG attgcTCCGGATTAAAACCTGATCCTAAATGGCTAGAAGGGATAAAACCAGATATCATCGATTCTGAACAGTGTACAGGAGGAACAGACATGGGAAGgccaggggaagtaactctgtTTAGCCAGGACTCTTCCCAGGATGCCAGTGGTGAGGTGAACCCTGTGCAGAGTCCAGCTTTAGTGATTAAAACAGAAGAGGATGCTGGGTCAGTTTTCCCTGTCAGCCTGCACGAACATTCTCATAATGCCAAAGATTTGCCTACTTCAGCTCTACACTCTGTGGCAACTAGAGAAACGCAAAGCTTGAAACGTAGGTTTCAGCACACAGGCCATTCCCTGGGGCAAAAGACGAAAAGACTTTCCTCGTCCAGTGAGGTTGATCTTCAAGGCGTAGAAATTGTTCCTGTGAATGAAAGCCTTATGTCTTTGATAGGTTCCACCAGTGATAGTAAAGACAATGGAAccaatgacagtgtgaatgAGTATGATTCGGGGACCCCATTTGATGAAAACTCCTCGTACACCTCACTACTGGATGATTCAACGGTTGTTCATCAAGCCAAGGCTGTGTCAG TTGCTGGGCGCTTGTTAAGCCAAACAGCACTAGATGAACACGGCACCAGTTGTAGTTCTCCGGGAGTGCATCAAGATGACCTCCCCTTAGGAGCGCATGAAGTAATCCGCAAGATGTCGCAGTCAGCTAGTATCTTTCCTGTCCCAATGAAGAGCAATGAATCGAGGCGGAATAGAATAAGGAACCGGCACCAGAAAGCGGAGAAGACTGTTCGAAATGTAGTTGGAGCTGTGGGAAACTTTGAACGTTGGCTTTGGTCGCGATTTAGTGATGAGACGAGGGAAATCTTTGCAATCCCACCGGCTGAACTTGATAGGTATTTAGCCCTCTTCTTCAGCGAAGCGGAAAAACTGACTGGTGGAAGCTTTCATCCGGAGACGTTCCGGTCTCTCCGCTCAAGACTAGAAAGCTACCTAAAAGATAACAATTATCCAGAATCCATTATGCATTCTCCACATTTCTCAGAAAGTAGACGAGCTTATCACCAAAGGAAGCTCAAACTTATGGCTATTGTCAACGACGGACAGCAGTCCACAAGTAAACCTATGAATTCAACAGCCTGA
- the LOC135464060 gene encoding uncharacterized protein LOC135464060 isoform X2, producing MDSSELEHVQYKFATIIGGLCGKPQILSQFAVWLDLRLAEYKLKGAISLDCSGLKPDPKWLEGIKPDIIDSEQCTGGTDMGRPGEVTLFSQDSSQDASGEVNPVQSPALVIKTEEDAGSVFPVSLHEHSHNAKDLPTSALHSVATRETQSLKRRFQHTGHSLGQKTKRLSSSSEVDLQGVEIVPVNESLMSLIGSTSDSKDNGTNDSVNEYDSGTPFDENSSYTSLLDDSTVVHQAKAVSGMPAVHTTQERGRKRDAVNFKSLSSDCCVGQSVFTTKNTASCVTVFTRWLREQNICDCDRIEQLPQQNLTST from the exons ATGGATTCCTCTGAACTGGAACATGTCCAGTACAAGTTTGCCACAATCATCGGTGGTTTGTGTGGAAAACCCCAGATCCTGTCTCAGTTTGCTGTATGGTTGGATTTGAGACTAGCAGAGTACAAATTGAAGGGAGCCATCTCACTAG attgcTCCGGATTAAAACCTGATCCTAAATGGCTAGAAGGGATAAAACCAGATATCATCGATTCTGAACAGTGTACAGGAGGAACAGACATGGGAAGgccaggggaagtaactctgtTTAGCCAGGACTCTTCCCAGGATGCCAGTGGTGAGGTGAACCCTGTGCAGAGTCCAGCTTTAGTGATTAAAACAGAAGAGGATGCTGGGTCAGTTTTCCCTGTCAGCCTGCACGAACATTCTCATAATGCCAAAGATTTGCCTACTTCAGCTCTACACTCTGTGGCAACTAGAGAAACGCAAAGCTTGAAACGTAGGTTTCAGCACACAGGCCATTCCCTGGGGCAAAAGACGAAAAGACTTTCCTCGTCCAGTGAGGTTGATCTTCAAGGCGTAGAAATTGTTCCTGTGAATGAAAGCCTTATGTCTTTGATAGGTTCCACCAGTGATAGTAAAGACAATGGAAccaatgacagtgtgaatgAGTATGATTCGGGGACCCCATTTGATGAAAACTCCTCGTACACCTCACTACTGGATGATTCAACGGTTGTTCATCAAGCCAAGGCTGTGTCAG GAATGCCTgctgttcatacaacacaagagagagggaggaaacGTGATGCTGTGAACTTCAagtcattatctagtgattgcTGTGTCGGGCAGTCCGTGTTTACCACTAAAAACACAGCCAGTTGTGTGACGGTATTTACAAGGTGGTTAAGGGAGCAGAACATATGTGACTGCGATCGAATAGAACAACTCCCCCAACAGAACTTAACGTCTACCTAG